GGctatatatacagacacacagggagatGTAGAGCTGCGTTATCAGAAATACACCAATGAATGTGCGGCATGCTAGTTCATCTCTCTGAACCCCGATCTCTCCAAAACCAATCAGAACTCTACCAAAGCATCATTCCGGTAAACCAATAGGCCTAGTTTCCACCTTGTACTAGGTCTACTCCATTCGCGCACGGAGCAAAGGACTTCCTCGCTCCTTATATGGCTGACCCGCTCAATGGAGACGTCAGAGGCACACCCGTTTTGTCCAAGCACATTATCCCATTCTACAGGACACGTCCAGCCATCATCAAAATCCGCTTTCTCTCGCCGTTGTCTTTCTTTTTACGATAATTTGTAACTCATTGGAATAGCACGAGCCACGGTGCAGCTGTTTTCATTAACCCAGTTCTAGTTGCTGCGTCACCGCCATACAACACGGGATATCTGATTAGTGAGCACAGTTTTACTGGGTTGgatagagggaatagagagactCACATTTTGAAAAAGGGAATGCTTTGACTACAGTGTGGATTTTGACTGGATGCaagtgtgttttaatgtgtgttttaatgtgtgtttcCCTTTGTGTTTCTGATGGTGCATCACAGAGTGTTTTATGCTATTTAGAAATGTTACTTTAATTTGCTGAGTGGTTAACTATATTCAGTCAGATTTCTCACGCGTTCATCAACCGCCGGCACTTTACATACTGTTATGCTTTAAGCATCTTAATTACTGAATACAATGGTGCAATAATTTAGTATTTATATATTTGTGCCTTTACTTGTCGACACCCGCGGGCAGCACACTGGGGTAACAACGAAACGGAAAGTTTTGGAAACATTGACGGATAGATATGGCAATGGTAACGTGGAGAAACGGCGAGGAAAATGTCGCCCGCGACTCTCAAGGCGGAATCTCTTCCCCGGTCTCTCAAGGCGAACCGTTATCCCTCTCTACCGACCTAACGGGACACCTCAATCCCACATCCTCTCTGGATATCCCATCAACACGTCAGACACCCCAAGGCGCTCATTCAAGCAATACATCTCAATCTATCACTAGCCAAACGTCGACTAACTCCATGGACAAACAACAGCCTCAGCAGATCGAGTGTGTGGTGTGCGGGGATAAATCCAGCGGGAAGCACTATGGTCAGTTCACATGTGAGGGGTGTAAGAGCTTCTTCAAACGGAGCGTCAGACGGAACCTCGGCTACACCTGCCGCGCTAGCAGGAACTGTCCCATTGATCAACACCACAGGAATCAATGCCAGTACTGCCGCCTCAAGAAATGTGTCAAAGTGGGAATGCGGAGAGAAGGTAAACAAGCTTGTTTCTCATCTCTCTTTAGGTCACTATAGTCTGTAGCTGTAGTCACTAGAAGCCAATGATTTAAAACCAAAACAGATTCTCTAAAGATAAGGTTCATATACTCACTACATTATAACAACATATTCATACGTGTAGTTCAGATAGGCTATACGATAATATAACACTGTTATATCTCCATTATTGACCTCCTAATAATAGTGTCCATGAGCTTATTGTCTCAGAGGAATAAAGGAAATGGGTGTTGTGTTTTTACACGCTTAGAAAAAAAAGAGTTATATAGAATATAGAACCTTGTATGAAGCAAGcgatagaaccctttttgttccaTCAGGATTGGTAGGCATTTATTCAGACTGACACACCGTTATGCAATATACTTACCAATAGTATCTGTCACCTTGTAGGCCAACGTACCGTTACCTACCAGACATTAATATTGATATGTCACCTTGTAGGCCAATGCACCGTTATCTACCAGATATTAATATTGATATGTCACCTTGTAGGCCAACGCACCGTTATCTACCAGATATTAATATTGATATGTCACCTTGTAGGCCAACGCACCGTTATCTACCAGATATTAATATTGATATGTCACCTTGTAGGCCAACGCACCGTTATCTACCAGATATTAATATTGATATGTCCCCTTGTAGGCCAACGCACCGTTACCTACCAGACATTAATACTGATATGTCACCTTGTAGGCCAACGCACCGTTACCTACCAGACATTAATACTGATATGTCATCTTGTAGGCCAACGCACCGTTATCTACCAAACAttaatactgtctctgtctcgtTGTATCACAGCGGTTCAGAGAGGGAGGATGCTGCCTACTCAACCGTACCACGGTCAGTTCTCCATAACCAACGGAGACCCTCTCCAATGCCACTCCTACCTTTCTGGATACATCTCCCTGCTCATGCGAGCCGAGCCCTACCCCACATCCAGATACAGCACGCAGTGTATGCAGTCCAACAACCTCGTGGGGATCGAGAACATCTGTGAGCTGGCCGCCCGGATGCTGTTCTCGGCGGTGGAGTGGGCCCGAAACATCCCCTTCTTCCCCGACCTCCAGATCACCGACCAGGTCGCCCTGCTCCGGCTCACTTGGAGCGAGTTGTTCGTGCTGAACGCGGCCCAGTGCTCAATGCCGGTGCATGTGGCTCCTCTCCTGGCCGCGGCAGGGCTGCATGCCGCCCCCATGTCGACGGAGAGAGTCGTGTCTTTCATGGACCATATCCGGATCTTCCAGGAGCAGGTGGAGAAGCTGAAGGTTCTGCATGTTGACTCAGCCGAGTACAGCTGCATTAAGGCTATAGTTCTCTTTACGTCAGGTAAACACACAACGCTATGCTTCACTGCTGTTTACTATGACTGGTATCAATACAAACCTAAACATAGACAAGCATCACCCTCATCGGCAACAGGAACAGCTGTAGTTGTGTTCCCCAAATCACCACAAATGAAATATATCAATTACCCCTCAAATTCAATTTTCAACCAATCCTATGAGTTGAATGCCGAATGTGAAAACGTAATAGGTCTACTATAAATACCTGCAATAACATTGAGGCAATTGGACTCAACAACGTTCGTGAATTATATAAATATATGATGATTTTATacatttgtttttacaataaTTAATTCAGCATGGTTATGATATAGGCCCCTGTGAATTATATGATATGATTAATAATATTATTGGCGTTTGATTTAATTCATTCGATTTATTTTCAAACGAATAATAATGATTATTATCAAAATATTTGACAGGCTATTTTTGTTAGGTGTATGACCTACAGACATGTAAATGATTCACCTATCATCAGCCACACAACTTAACCATTACCGACAGAAAATTAAATATTCCATAATAAAGAAAACCTATATTTAATTTCGTTTTGCAGAATTTCTTAAATGCCATAATGTATTTAAACAACTAGGCCTGAGTCTAAAAAGCCTTATGGTGGCGAGatgaacaattatttttttatgtCCTATAAAAAAAGAAACCAAATCATGTATTTTGTCAACTCAAGTCGATGGATGCCTTGACTGTAAAACAAACAGTATTAGACTAGTCACCGCAGAGCCAGGCCGTGAGCAGTGTTCTGTGCACGTGTTGTAGAACTAGGACATAACCCTTTACTCACTCCTGTATTGTAGCGCTGCTACACTTAGAACAaagggtgctatctagaacctaaacgggttcttcggctgtccccataggagaaccctttgaataacagtattttgttccaggtagaacctctttggttccaggtagaaccctttccacagagggttctctACCTGGTACGTTATATAGGACTGTCATGTTATTATAGACCCGTTTAATTTAGCAGACAGGGCTGAACGTTATATAGGCCTGTTTGTCATGTTATTATTGACCCGTTTAATTTAGCAGACAGGGCTGAACGTTATATAGGCCTGTTTGTCATGTTATTATTGACCCGTTTAATTTAGCAGACAGGGCTGAACGTTATATAGGCCTGTTTGTCATGTTATTATTGACCCGTTTAATTTAGCAGACAGGGCTGAACGTTATATAGGCCTGTTTGTCATGTTATTATTGACCCGTTTAATTTAGCAGACAGGGCTGAACGTTATATAGGCCTGTTTGTCATGTTATTATTGACCCGTTTAATTTAGCAGACAGGGCTGAACGTTATATAGGCCTGTTTGTCATGTTATTATTGACCCGTTTAATTTAGCAGACAGGGCTGAACGTTATATAGGCCTGTTTGTCATGTTATTATTGACCCGTTTCAATTCAAAGAGAGGGCCATGTTCTATTGATACACCCCTGTAGCGCCATTTTGAGTTAAGCAAATACGGCATAATTAGCTTTGTCTTGTTTTTAAAGCAGTTAAATTGATTTCATAAATTGGAGTGGGCCTACATAGGCATACAACATACTGTAAACAATAGCCTATATTAATATTGATTTCGAAAAATTGCCGTAGGCGTTAAATGTCTATGCCATATTGGCTGGATTTACacaagcagcccaattctgatattttgctcAATTTTTGGTCAAAGAGCTGATTTGATTAATCAAAAGAGCAAAAACGAGAAcggaattgggctgcctgtgtaaactctGAAATTGTGTTATTTGTAATTAATTGATGATCTAATATTAGCCAATATTGCATTGTACACGAAGAAGATAAGCCTATATTATTGATAATGATTTCTGATTTTAATTCTCTGTTTTTATAGATGCGTGCGGTCTGTCAGACGTGACTCACGTGGACGATCTTCAGGAGAAGTCCCAGTGCGCCCTGGAAGAGTACATCAGGAGCCAGTACCCTAACCAACCGAACCGGTTTGGGAGGCTACTACTCCGTCTGCCCTCTCTACGCACCGTCTCCTCGTCCGTTATAGAACAGTTATTCTTCATCCGGTTGGTCGGAAAAAcaccaatagaaactctcattagGGATATGTTGCTTTCCGGAAGCAGTTTTAATTGGCCTTACATGTCGATGCAGTAGAATAAGAACATTCCAGAACACACCAGGAATGGAATCATAGAACTAGAATGTTCTATGGGTGGAACTGTCAGAGGAACAGGCAACATTCTAAAGCACTGGTTCACAACCTTTATCTGTAACTGTACCAGCAACTAGATGTTACTCTGCCCGGAGTCCCCTGGAGTCCCCTGGAGTCCCCCCGGAGTCCCCCCGGAGTCCCCTGGAGTACCCCTGGAGTTCCCCGGAGTCCCCTGGAGTCCCCCTGGAGTACCCCTGGAGTCCCCCCGGAGTCCCCTGGAGTACCCACTCAGGTGCATTTTACTAGcaggcctatggtctcatgagtcttctccaGTAACCCCTGAGGttaggccaagtacccccaggggtcctagttgggaaccactgttctaaAGCATGAAAAGAGACTAATTAAATGACAGGGATCCTCCTCACAAATCATGATTTGGGAAACAAAATAGAGTATTTATTTGACCCTGTATGTATATTTATTGTGCATGttaatgatttttattttttacaaatgttttccaTTTGACCCTGGATAAGAAAATGACAAGGGAATTGTTGTAGTTTTTTTCCAACTTTGTCTTTTGTCCATACATGTCTTTTTGTATAATGTGCTCCAAACATGGAACTAAAACATGAATAGTTTCTTTGAATATTTCAATAAACACAGTAGTCCAGGGGTACTCTAATACTATTAGAGATGATCTGAGCACACAGATGTCCTAGATGGCAAAGGTCTGGATGGATATTGTCATTCATCAGTGTAACAGACCCTCACAACCCAAACCGTTCAACTGTTCACAGCCCTTAGCAGTTGaaaagctcatttcctgcaattctacacatttcccATGTCTTATGTGTTCATATGATACCAGGACTCAAATCCCAACCCAATTAAATGTGAAaatgttctttaaaaaaacatgttctgGGTCACAATCCCATGGTCCTTATTGACTCCGTTCTGGATGGTATAGTGTACCATATCGCCAGTTCATGTTACCACCATCCCCCTGACAGAACTATATTCATGTTACCACCATCCCCCTGACAGATAGGTTACAGTTCAAATGAGTTAAGTCATCTTTGTAAGTATCAGGATATATCTGGTAACTTTCATGTGGTGATTGCCTGCGTT
This sequence is a window from Oncorhynchus clarkii lewisi isolate Uvic-CL-2024 chromosome 26, UVic_Ocla_1.0, whole genome shotgun sequence. Protein-coding genes within it:
- the LOC139384759 gene encoding COUP transcription factor 2-like; this encodes MAMVTWRNGEENVARDSQGGISSPVSQGEPLSLSTDLTGHLNPTSSLDIPSTRQTPQGAHSSNTSQSITSQTSTNSMDKQQPQQIECVVCGDKSSGKHYGQFTCEGCKSFFKRSVRRNLGYTCRASRNCPIDQHHRNQCQYCRLKKCVKVGMRREAVQRGRMLPTQPYHGQFSITNGDPLQCHSYLSGYISLLMRAEPYPTSRYSTQCMQSNNLVGIENICELAARMLFSAVEWARNIPFFPDLQITDQVALLRLTWSELFVLNAAQCSMPVHVAPLLAAAGLHAAPMSTERVVSFMDHIRIFQEQVEKLKVLHVDSAEYSCIKAIVLFTSDACGLSDVTHVDDLQEKSQCALEEYIRSQYPNQPNRFGRLLLRLPSLRTVSSSVIEQLFFIRLVGKTPIETLIRDMLLSGSSFNWPYMSMQ